The Cynocephalus volans isolate mCynVol1 chromosome 1, mCynVol1.pri, whole genome shotgun sequence region atttattgcttacagtttctgaggctgggaagtccaaagtctgtctagtggtggtgacagtgacccaggtgtctcacattggaagatggtggaagcagagagagcagagagagtgaaagacagactctcctcttcttttaaagccctcggaaccacgcccctgaccaccagttttaatccattcactactgcatggtcctataatccaatcacctctttaaggctccacctttcaattaccataataggatttcccaccctcttaacagtcacagtgggggctaagtttctaatacataaaacttgggggacacaattcaagtttcaatgagttctgggggacataattcaatccactacaatgtcCTTAACCATTACACACCATTGATTCTCTGAGAGGAAACATCGATGGAGAGCAAGGATTGGGATTGGGTGTTTAGAGAAGATGTGAGTCTATATCACTCCTACAAAGCCTTCCATTCCCATGCCCCCACCCAcctaccctcacccccacccccacctttccCTGTTTTGGCCTTTGTCAGACCTGTCAAAAGAAAGCAGTTTATGTGACTCAAATAGAGGTCAAAGGCTTTATTGAGCTGATGTACACTACCGCAACTCTCTCAGTCAAAGCAGGATTGGAGTTTTTACGGAGAAAAGAGGAGTACGTGTTCTTTGGTTTGTTCAGGCAGCAGGTTTTGTCTTCGTTGCTGAAAAATTTGTGGTTGGAATGGTTGgacattgttttcatttgtcatGCCTCTTGCTCAGGCTTACTGGTGCAATCCTATTCCAATGActgtcagagcagttctttcaaGGGCGGCATACTTTCAAAGATAGCATTCTGGTATGTTGCTTAGTCTAGATTTGTGGGCAGATTAGACAGcaaaaaaatacttttcctttGCTAGGGTAAAGGAAAGATAGTTTTAGGTGGAAAGGGTCAAAGGCAAGGGAAACTGGAGACACTCTAGCGCATCTGTGTTAATTCTGTTGCAGACATTTCAAATCAAAAGTCTACCTCTTCTTAGGGCTGACGCTGTCTCCCTCCTTTCTGCTTTGTGTCAGGTGGCACCCAAAAATGCTGGAATCTTCATGGCCAATGCCGCCATAGATGCGCCAGGAAGGAAAAGGTCTACGTGTACTGCACAAATAATAAGATGTGCTGTGTGAAGCCCAAGTATCAGCCAAAAGAAAAGCCACGGCCATTTTAAGGGCTTTGAAGCCTGAAGCCATGAAAATGCAGATGAAGCTACGCTGAGGCTTACCCCAGTGGATCCCTGAGCTCTGTCAATAAACACCTCTGGCTGATCACTGCGCTTGTCCATTAGTGTACCCCAGCAGTTGTCAGGAGGTCCTTTTTCGGGTGGTTCAGAAAATCAAAACTAttcttgtaataataataaaacatcatttgcctttttaaatctCACTCTCTCACAAGTGTACAATGTAATTTTCTGAAATCGACATGACATATGATGGCATCATTGTTCTGGCAGCCAACAAAAGATGTGCATATGTGCTCTTgtgtttctagaattttttaagGTAGAAGGTTTATGGTATACTCATAAGTATGCTTATTTTCAGAGATTAACTCAGTTTGTTCTCAGTAATTCTACTGTCTTCTTAAAAACTATCTTAGGTTATATTATCAATCTCTGTAACCGCACTGTCATCCAATAAGTGATTAATTTGAAGTCCCAAAATTTTCCTTGCATCACAACAAATAAGAATACTTTGCTGTCTTGGCTTGCAGAGGTATATTAACAGCCAGTCCCAACTGCCTAACAGAGGAAAGGGTATGCTGTCCCTGaaggaaaaatgataattattctAGTCTCTACAGCTCTTTTAAATACAATTTCTGGCATACATACAATTTTGGAAATTACATGACATGCACAGAAGCAGGAAAAGATGACCCATAAACAtgaattaatataatcaaatagAAGACCCAAAGATGGCACAATTGTTGGAGTTAATAAACAGCTTTAAAATAACTACTataaatatgctaaagaaattagaagaaaagactgataaaatggatgaaaggatggaaaatttaAACTAATTCCCAGAAAACagtgtattcatttttttattgctgcattACAAAAGCACTTCAAAATTTAGTGAATTAAAATAACAACTATTTAGTATTTTCCACAGTTCTGTGCACTGATGGAGTAGTTCTCCTAACATTCTCATATGGGGTCACTCGTGTGACTGCATCTCTCTCTGCATAACCTCTCTACCTCAAAGAAGTTAACCTTGGCTTCTTACATGATGGATGGGTCCAAGAGTGTAAGCCCCAATCTGCAGCATTTATCAAACTTCTGTTCGTATTATTTTTGCTGAAGTCCCATTGGCAAAAGCAAGTCATATGACCCAGGGTTAATGTGGAAGACTATACAAGGGCATGAATACTAGGTGGCATGATTCATTGGGGATCGTCAATGTATCAGTCTACCATGCATGGAATCTCTAAGAATAAAttgggcattttattttttttttattttttattttattaatattatttttttacattctatgatgttgttgtggagcagttgggaaggagaaggagaggggaaaggggaaggaaatgggatggaagaaggaggaaggaggaggggtgggattgaggcctgtggcaccccccacattcccacaggggagatcagtgggcttccagtggtggcttagtcgttgctgggctggatgcagatgtcaaggggatGTGGCAATAGCCCTCACCCCACCACCACtgcagctcaggaacccagggcccttcttgttGAGGCTTGCTGGTTGTCACTGGATTGGTTGGGGGGGGTACATGGTTGagacccttggccccccactgccccagctcgggagagtCCAGGGCacctcctgcagtggctcagtggtcatggCTGATGCCCTCAGCCCCCATCCTCAGGACTGGTTTcaggtgtcggggggcatggctgaggctcctggtcctccccacttcctggcttctggtccttctaggtgttataggtgttctttggtgaaatgagacctttactagttattaaactttgtctctggttgtgggtacttttttttccttccagttctgtgttggattatttgccgttcccaccacttaaactctgcactggaactaatttgttgtcctttgcttacttctaaaatggggggacttcctgtgagaaccagtacttaagctctgtggttgggctaaattgctgctttgctgctgattccctagggaagactttttgtgcagctcaggtttttttttttttttttttttaaagatgaccagtaaggggatcttaacccttgactttggtgttgtcagcaccatgctcagccagtgagctaaccagccatccctatataggatccgaacccgcggccttggtgttatcagcaccacactctcccgagtgagccaccagctggccctgtgcagctcaggttttaatagttgactttataggtacttccagatctGGCAAAatctgatgcacctgggttgtatagacacactggtttgggcctgagtcttttcaccaaactgcattccttgcaattctatattcctgaccagtctcctctgagtggtcctgcactgattggtgGGCAtttcagctgtccttgctgtgcctcagcaTTCcaccagtgggcccatctcccccactgcccatgctccaaacacttcccatgggacgggccatgttcTGGTCCCTCGCAATGACTCACcatcctctgagtggctctttctTCAAGTTGTTGTGGCTAtttggtcctatgtgggtccatgggaaccctgttggtggtactgctggcctAGGTGctaccaagtccctcttctcccctgttgcctccAAGCAACGTCATCTGAGGGGCACAGCTGttgcttttgccggctcctgctccatgcactcagcagctccagccttaaagcagccatggcatgaaacagagcagttttttctttctctcatcacggcttctcccaccttcgtgcactccataggtctctcctcctcttcccctgagctctagcgagccccagcttggctgtcactgctttttcatagttgtaaattgattgatttgtgggagagagtgatggtggggaccgtctattctgccatcttgactggacaAATTAGGCATTTtaaactgaaaactacaaaatctaaaattaagaatttattgaATGCACTTAACAGCAGACTGGgcatagcaaaaagaaaaaatcaattaacacaggaaaaatcaataggaaaaacacaaatcaaagcacagggagaaaaaagaatgcaaaacaaACTTAATAAAGCATGAGAGACTTATGGAACCATATCAAATAGTTTAACATATATGTAACTGGAGTCCCAGAAGAAGAGAGGGgaataagaaggaagaaatatttttaaaagataacagcAGAAGTTTTTCCAAAATCGTTGAAAGACTTCAACTCACAGACTCAAGAAGCTTAGTTATAGGGACCTCAGAAGCCATGGGCAGCCCCTGCTGACAGCTGACAGGAATGTGCAAGGACCTCAGGAGCCAAGGCAGTCCTTGCTGACAGCTGGCAGGGGCACAGGGACCTcagaagccaagggcagcccctgaTGACAGCCAGCAGGCTCACTGCTGCCACAGACACTACTACAATGCAGGTGGTCTgacacagccaccaccaccacaagggCGGCttactgccactgctgccacaggaTAGCCCTCAGTCACAGCAGCAGCCAAGCCACCGCAGCAGCCTGCCAACCACTTGACTGCCTTAACATAAGGAGGGGCACCAGTGGAGCCTGGGATAAGTGGTGAGCATGTACAGACCAATGACCCAGTGGTGCAACCCACAGAGGGAAATGCTCTGCCCCCTGCAGTAGCACACCTGGGGAGCAGGAGGTACATGTGAAGCCCATGTAACTGCTTTGACCCAGGGAGAGATACATGCAGAACCCACAGAGTGCcgaaacccaggatacccaaacagagtaaggaagaaaattcccatccaccaccaacccatcccccaaatgGGGGAAGCTAGAACGCAGGAGGAACCTCTGCTtgtaggaaaaaaggaaagacaaaccattcccagggtcacccactcAAACCGAGGAGCTCCAGTATATCCCAGTGCACCCATTAGGGTCATGGAacactagctggggtgccaacaagccctCCTGGGGTCACCAACTCCAGCCACAGAGTGACAGGGAACCCAGGCACTACTCCCAAGAACCCaagagcttgcccacatcctcgatgacccaacacagtgtcacaaACCTCAGTAAGggatcactaagtgccccagtgcctaagCCAGGGAGGCattcacacacaactccaacattgaatatggctgaagtacccacacagagactacataCACTACTGTATCTATCcaaaaccaatactaaaacactctACTCAAttgtcaatataaaacacatctacaggaggaaatctctctcctcaaagcccactccagagtaatagaacaAGCAACTGCACTACCAGATGTCcaaacatcaacatagagatactggaaatatgagaaaaatatgacaacactaaaggaatacaataattctcaagtaccagaccgcATAGatcagaaaacccttgaaatgactgaaaagaaatgccaagcaacaatcttaaggaaactcaataataTACAAGgtgacacaataaaatgagaaaaactacccaggatttgaaggaggaaatttataaagagattaatatctttaaaaagaatgtagcagaactcatggaactgaagaattcattcaaagaaataaaacacataactgagagcataagcagcagtctaagagaagcagaaaaagaatttctgatcttgaatgcagtgttttcaaaataacccaaccagacaaataaaaagaaaaaagaatttgaaaaaatctaagagagctagaagacaacATTAAACAcataaacatccaaatcatgggtgttctggaaggggaagagaaaggaaagagcattgaaaatatattcaaagaaattatactggaaaacttcccagatacagGGAGAGACATAGAGCTTCACGTTTAGggggctcaaagatccccaaatagattcaatccaaaaaggtcatctctgaggcacattatagtcaaactggcaaaactgaaagacaaagagagaatcttaaaaacagcaagagaaaagcatcttgtcacctataagggagtccccatcagtctaacagcagactcctcaacaggccagaaaagaatgggatgatatattcaaagtacaaaaagaaaaaatatgccagccaaaaatactatagccagcaaggctatccttcagaaatgaaagagaaatagtgtatttcccagacacacaaaaactgcaggagttcaccaccacatgatcagtcctatgagaaatcctcaagggagtcctgcatctggaatgcaaaaaatgataatcactaccatgaatacacaagaaagaacaaagcccactggtagaacaaaattgcaaatgagaaagataaagaaactgtatcttGCCACCTGAAAAACCCAACAAAcaaggaagacaaacaataaaaagggaagaaaggaacaaagatatttaaaacatccaaagaaaaatcaataaaatgccaggagtaataAAAtgactttcaataacaaccctaaatgtaaatgtaaagttTCCCATTCAAAAAACATAGACtcactgattggattaaaaagctagacccaattatatgctgtcttcaagtgactcacctcaccagtaaagacacacacagcttaatactgaagggatggaaaaagataaaccacacaaaaggaaaccaaaaacatgcaggagtagctattctgatattggataaaatagactctaaatcaaaaaccataaaaagaaaaagaaggccattatataatgataaagagatctatccagcaagagacataaatatatatgcacccatcaTTGGAGCACCCacatgt contains the following coding sequences:
- the DEFB123 gene encoding beta-defensin 123, with amino-acid sequence MKLLLLILATLLLLSQLTPGGTQKCWNLHGQCRHRCARKEKVYVYCTNNKMCCVKPKYQPKEKPRPF